In Nymphaea colorata isolate Beijing-Zhang1983 chromosome 3, ASM883128v2, whole genome shotgun sequence, a genomic segment contains:
- the LOC116251399 gene encoding uncharacterized protein LOC116251399, with the protein MTPEGGYYANKKTDDICEDFCGEDSSPAARSLSRLKCIFRGLDLRAFLLLFVGVPLLVFAIYLHGQKITYFLRPIWEKPPKPFNIIPHYYYENASMEHLCKLHGWGVRESPRRVFDAVLFNNEVDMLTIRWKELYPYISHFVLLESNSTFTGRVKPFVYQNNRHQFEFVEPRLTYGTIGGRFKKGENPFVEEAYQRVALDHLLRIAGIMDDDLLIMSDVDEIPSRHTINLLRWCDEIPPVLHLQLRNYLYSFQFPVDYKSWRASVHRYQAGKTRYAHFRRTDDLLADSGWHCSFCFRHISEFIFKMKAYSHVDRIRFSHYLNPSRIQSVICQGADLFDMLPEEYTFKEIIAKLGPIKSSYSAVHLPYYVIENADKYKFLLPGNCLRESG; encoded by the exons ATGACGCCGGAGGGTGGCTATTACGCCAACAAGAAGACGGATGATATCTGCGAAGATTTCTGCGGTGAG GATTCATCACCAGCTGCTAGGAGTTTATCTAGACTGAAATGTATCTTCAGAGGATTGGACTTGAGAGCGTTTCTCCTCCTATTCGTGGGTGTTCCCCTACTAGTGTTTGCAATTTACTTGCATGGTCAGAAAATTACATATTTCCTGCGTCCGATATGGGAGAAACCACCAAAACCATTTAATATCATACCTCATTATTAttatgagaatgcatccatggAGCACCTCTGCAAGCTTCACGGGTGGGGAGTCCGTGAGTCACCAAGACGGGTTTTTGATGCAGTGCTGTTCAACAATGAAGTCGACATGCTCACAATCAGATGGAAAGAGCTATATCCATATATCTCACACTTCGTACTTCTTGAATCAAATTCTACTTTCACAGGGAGAGTGAAGCCTTTTGTGTATCAGAACAATCGACATCAGTTCGAATTTGTAGAACCCAGGCTGACCTATGGAACAATTGGTGGTAGGTTTAAGAAGGGAGAAAATCCTTTTGTTGAGGAGGCATATCAACGAGTTGCACTAGATCATCTTCTTAGGATTGCAGGTATAATGGATGATGATCTTCTGATTATGTCTGATGTTGATGAAATTCCAAGCAGGCATACCATTAATCTTTTGAGATGGTGTGACGAAATCCCCCCTGTTCTGCACCTGCAGCTTCgaaattatttatattcatttcaGTTTCCTGTTGATTATAAGAGTTGGCGTGCATCTGTACATAGATACCAGGCCGGTAAAACAAGGTATGCGCACTTTCGCCGGACAGATGATCTGCTGGCGGATTCTGGATGGCATTGCAGTTTCTGTTTCCGTCATATCAGTGAGTTCATATTTAAGATGAAAGCATACAGTCATGTAGATCGAATTAGGTTCTCTCACTACTTGAATCCTTCAAGGATCCAGAGTGTAATCTGCCAGGGGGCAGACTTATTTGACATGCTGCCAGAGGAGTACACGTTCAAGGAAATTATTGCGAAACTGGGACCTATTAAAAGTTCGTATTCAGCAGTTCACCTTCCATATTATGTCATAGAGAATGCAGATAAATACAAGTTTCTTTTGCCTGGTAATTGCTTACGAGAGAGTGGCTAG